One Natronomonas moolapensis 8.8.11 genomic region harbors:
- a CDS encoding RNA-guided endonuclease InsQ/TnpB family protein, with protein sequence MLEIHRTHRAKILNHSQVEDPLDRHGWSASKLWNVANYHSRQKWDDTGEIPDHGDLKDELKGHSKYKGLHSQSSQRVLEELAEAFNSWYEKRKSDNRANPPGYRKKNYYDDHGNRVHEEHPRSTVTWKQNGIKHDTNNNRVRLSKGANHKEHPKAWEYILVEYETRPGVTVENLQQVRAVYDKSKGRWELHLICKDEVETPTAPGNETAGIDLGICNFAAVAYSTEQADLYPGNRLKQDGYYFPKEIAKCDDSGGEEATRLHAKWSERRTHFLHSLAKHIVETCIERGVGRINIGKLAGVREDDNGESKNWGKHGNLDLHGWAFDRFTSILEYKAEVEGVEVVEVSERDTSKTCCVCGREDESQRVERGLYVCEPCDAAFNADVNGAENIRLELNQSNSESAPDLGGDRSTGWLAQPEVYLHDLSRGFQPREEVVDCKP encoded by the coding sequence ATGCTGGAAATCCATCGAACCCACCGAGCGAAAATCCTCAACCACTCACAGGTAGAGGACCCGCTTGACCGGCACGGGTGGAGTGCCAGCAAACTCTGGAACGTCGCCAACTACCACTCTCGACAAAAGTGGGATGATACGGGTGAGATTCCCGACCACGGCGACCTCAAAGACGAATTGAAAGGTCACTCAAAGTACAAGGGATTGCACTCGCAGTCCAGTCAGCGCGTTCTGGAGGAACTCGCTGAAGCCTTCAACTCGTGGTACGAAAAGAGGAAGTCTGACAATCGAGCGAATCCGCCCGGCTACCGCAAAAAAAACTACTACGACGACCACGGCAACCGCGTCCACGAGGAACATCCGCGTTCGACCGTGACGTGGAAGCAAAACGGCATCAAACACGACACGAACAACAACCGTGTCCGTCTCTCAAAGGGCGCGAATCACAAGGAACACCCGAAAGCATGGGAGTACATCCTTGTCGAATACGAGACGCGCCCCGGTGTCACTGTTGAGAACCTACAACAGGTCAGAGCCGTCTACGACAAGTCAAAGGGTCGGTGGGAACTGCATCTCATCTGCAAGGACGAAGTTGAGACACCCACCGCACCCGGAAACGAGACGGCTGGCATTGACCTCGGCATCTGTAACTTCGCGGCAGTCGCATACAGCACTGAACAAGCCGACCTCTACCCCGGCAATCGCCTGAAACAGGACGGGTACTACTTCCCGAAAGAAATCGCCAAGTGCGACGACTCGGGTGGTGAAGAAGCGACCCGTCTCCACGCGAAGTGGTCGGAGCGCCGCACCCACTTCTTGCACTCGTTAGCGAAACACATCGTTGAGACGTGTATCGAGCGTGGTGTTGGGCGTATCAACATCGGGAAGCTCGCTGGTGTCCGTGAAGACGACAACGGCGAGTCGAAGAACTGGGGCAAGCACGGGAATCTCGACCTGCACGGCTGGGCGTTCGACCGCTTCACCTCGATTCTCGAATACAAGGCCGAGGTCGAGGGTGTCGAAGTCGTAGAGGTTTCAGAGCGCGACACGAGCAAGACGTGTTGCGTCTGCGGTAGAGAAGACGAGAGTCAGCGTGTCGAACGTGGCTTGTATGTCTGCGAGCCGTGTGACGCGGCGTTCAACGCTGACGTGAATGGGGCGGAGAACATCCGTCTCGAATTGAATCAAAGTAACTCCGAGTCTGCTCCCGATTTGGGTGGGGATAGGAGTACCGGCTGGTTGGCACAGCCCGAAGTCTACCTTCATGACCTCTCCCGAGGATTCCAACCTCGCGAAGAGGTGGTGGACTGCAAACCCTAA
- a CDS encoding ATPase domain-containing protein: MPASTDTSRVETGVPRADGVLDGGLRPASATLVRGAPGAGKTIFGLHFLAAAGDRDETGLYINLGEPAGYLRETAESFGLGVSDVGFLDLSPSGSQFQDDGTYDLFRSGEVENPALVDSIREEIEAIDPDRVVIDPVTEIRHLTPDERQFRTQVLSLLDFLKASGATILLTSQAAPSIPDDDLQFLVDAVIDLLVEGNRRTLSVSKFRGSDARAGPHTVTIDDDGMHLWPALDPSLHGRDGPLGTLSSGVDELDALLSGGITTGTIAFLSGPTGVGKTTTGLQFVSEAATRGRRSVLYSFEEKRKTILTRAEATGIPAREMVEDGTLLIKEIGPDELALDEFIHRIRTEVEERSTEIVMIDGVTGYERAFREGSDDPTHDLVKIGRYLRNMNVTGIATNEVHQITGEFRATEQRVSHLADSIILLRHVEYRGELRKVIGVLKMRTSDFETGIRTLEVTGDGLVIGDPLPELRGILTGTPDWRMED, translated from the coding sequence ATGCCAGCTTCGACGGATACCTCCCGGGTTGAAACGGGGGTACCGCGCGCCGACGGCGTTCTGGACGGCGGGTTGCGCCCGGCATCGGCGACTCTTGTCAGGGGCGCCCCCGGCGCCGGAAAGACGATATTCGGCCTTCACTTTCTCGCCGCCGCGGGCGATCGAGACGAGACCGGGCTCTATATCAACCTCGGAGAGCCCGCCGGATACCTCCGAGAGACCGCCGAAAGCTTCGGTCTCGGCGTCAGCGACGTCGGCTTTCTCGACCTCTCACCGTCCGGATCGCAGTTTCAAGACGACGGTACGTACGACCTGTTCAGGTCGGGAGAGGTCGAAAACCCCGCTCTCGTGGACTCGATTCGAGAGGAGATCGAGGCGATCGACCCAGACCGGGTGGTGATCGATCCCGTCACCGAAATCCGACATCTCACACCCGACGAGCGCCAGTTCCGAACGCAGGTGTTGAGTCTCCTCGATTTCCTCAAGGCCAGCGGCGCGACGATACTCCTGACCTCGCAGGCGGCCCCATCGATACCGGACGACGACCTCCAGTTCCTCGTCGACGCGGTGATCGATCTCCTGGTCGAGGGGAACCGACGGACGCTCTCGGTCTCGAAGTTTCGCGGCTCGGACGCGCGAGCGGGCCCACACACCGTGACGATCGACGACGACGGGATGCACCTGTGGCCAGCGCTCGACCCATCGCTACACGGGCGGGACGGTCCTCTCGGGACGCTCTCCTCGGGCGTTGACGAGCTCGACGCCCTTCTCAGCGGGGGGATCACGACCGGGACGATCGCGTTCTTGAGCGGGCCAACGGGGGTCGGAAAGACGACGACTGGCCTCCAGTTCGTGAGCGAAGCGGCGACCCGTGGCCGCCGGTCCGTCCTCTACAGCTTCGAGGAGAAGCGAAAGACGATTCTCACTCGAGCGGAGGCGACCGGCATTCCAGCCCGGGAGATGGTCGAGGACGGAACGTTACTCATCAAGGAAATCGGGCCCGACGAACTCGCGCTCGACGAGTTTATCCACCGGATCCGGACCGAAGTCGAGGAGCGCTCGACGGAGATCGTGATGATCGACGGCGTCACCGGGTACGAACGGGCGTTTCGGGAGGGCTCCGATGACCCGACACACGACCTGGTGAAGATCGGGCGGTATCTCCGGAACATGAACGTGACCGGAATCGCAACGAACGAGGTCCACCAGATCACCGGCGAGTTCCGGGCCACGGAACAGCGCGTGAGCCACCTCGCCGACAGCATCATTCTCCTCCGTCACGTCGAATACAGGGGCGAACTCCGGAAGGTTATCGGTGTGTTGAAGATGCGGACGAGCGACTTCGAGACGGGAATTCGGACCCTAGAGGTCACCGGCGATGGGCTGGTCATCGGCGACCCGCTCCCCGAGTTGCGCGGTATCCTGACAGGGACGCCGGACTGGCGCATGGAGGACTGA
- a CDS encoding PAS domain S-box protein, with protein sequence MEHTTQPDDPVRIYPLIADSGNRRVLGKWLADHETYVAVDDHPITEADIDLCIVDGEGLRRHRDDLESVKNEARPTLLPVLLLLSERDAEIIATDRSEIADNVLMSTVDEVVSLPMRQAELEWRIGALLRLRSQSLELDAKTKKLRQFREAVEASGHAIFITDPDGRLTYVNPAFESVTGYDAEEVIGETPALLNSGEMSETYYEKLWETIEAGETWEAEIVDRRKDGELYTAYQTIAPIADDEVRAFVAVQTDITEHKQLRDRLKRHRDIIQQLEDPIMLQDDEGRFELVNEALCEFAGLSASELAGRDEYLFMDDEAAETIERRKSEALDTGEPVRYSISPEFERSGKEAVFRTSRYPYYNETDELVGTFAICRDVTDLEERTRQLRVLDNILRHNLRNDLTVIRGLADRIRTESSGETAETAERIVSHADDLMTTGEKSRSITELLGEEPEIKRIDIASLARSVAEGIGAERPAALIDVDVPERATAETTFKFREAMEELIKNAIDHSDRETPSIEIRILATGDTVEVRVVDDGPGIPAVERDVLVTGRAIDDLYHGSGLGLWLVYWIVEQSDGSIDVTDAEPRGTEIEIRLPRVEDDDAVE encoded by the coding sequence ATGGAACACACCACACAGCCCGACGACCCCGTACGCATTTATCCGTTGATCGCGGACAGCGGCAACCGGCGCGTGCTCGGCAAGTGGCTGGCCGACCACGAGACGTACGTCGCTGTAGACGACCACCCGATAACCGAAGCGGATATCGACCTCTGTATCGTCGACGGCGAGGGGTTGCGCCGCCACAGAGACGACCTCGAGTCGGTCAAAAACGAGGCCAGACCGACGCTGTTGCCCGTACTACTGTTGCTCTCGGAGCGGGACGCGGAGATCATCGCGACGGATCGGAGCGAGATCGCCGACAACGTGTTGATGTCGACCGTCGACGAGGTCGTCTCCCTGCCGATGCGGCAGGCCGAACTCGAGTGGCGGATCGGGGCGCTGCTTCGGCTTCGCAGCCAGTCGCTCGAACTCGACGCCAAGACAAAGAAGCTCCGCCAGTTCCGGGAGGCCGTGGAAGCCTCCGGGCACGCGATATTTATTACCGATCCCGACGGACGTCTCACGTACGTCAACCCTGCGTTCGAGTCGGTCACTGGCTACGATGCGGAGGAAGTGATCGGCGAGACGCCGGCGCTTCTCAATTCGGGGGAGATGTCCGAGACGTACTACGAGAAGCTATGGGAGACGATCGAAGCTGGAGAGACGTGGGAGGCCGAAATCGTCGACCGACGGAAGGACGGGGAGCTGTACACCGCCTACCAGACGATCGCGCCGATCGCCGACGACGAGGTGCGTGCGTTCGTCGCCGTCCAGACGGACATCACCGAGCACAAGCAGCTCCGGGACCGGCTCAAGCGACACCGAGACATCATCCAGCAGCTCGAGGACCCGATCATGCTCCAGGACGACGAGGGGCGCTTCGAGTTGGTCAACGAAGCCCTCTGTGAGTTCGCCGGGCTTTCGGCCTCGGAACTCGCCGGGCGAGACGAGTACCTGTTCATGGACGACGAGGCGGCGGAGACGATCGAACGGCGAAAATCGGAGGCGCTCGACACCGGGGAGCCGGTCCGGTACTCGATCTCGCCGGAGTTCGAACGCTCCGGGAAGGAGGCCGTGTTCCGGACGAGCCGGTACCCGTACTACAACGAGACGGACGAACTCGTCGGAACGTTCGCCATCTGCCGGGACGTGACCGACCTCGAAGAACGGACTCGGCAGTTGCGCGTGCTCGACAACATCCTCCGGCACAACCTCCGGAACGACCTGACGGTGATCCGTGGGCTGGCCGACCGCATCCGAACCGAATCGTCGGGGGAGACCGCCGAGACGGCGGAGCGGATCGTATCGCACGCCGACGATCTGATGACGACCGGCGAGAAGTCCCGCTCGATCACGGAGCTGCTCGGCGAGGAGCCGGAGATCAAACGGATCGACATCGCGTCGCTGGCGCGGTCGGTCGCCGAAGGGATCGGCGCCGAGCGGCCGGCCGCGCTGATCGACGTCGACGTGCCGGAGCGCGCGACCGCGGAGACGACGTTCAAATTCAGGGAGGCGATGGAGGAACTGATCAAAAACGCGATCGACCACAGCGATCGGGAAACGCCGTCCATCGAGATCCGGATCCTGGCGACCGGGGACACCGTCGAGGTACGCGTCGTCGACGACGGTCCCGGGATCCCGGCGGTGGAGCGGGACGTCCTGGTGACCGGGCGGGCGATCGACGATCTGTACCACGGGAGCGGCCTGGGGCTGTGGCTCGTGTACTGGATCGTCGAGCAGTCCGACGGTTCGATCGACGTGACCGACGCCGAACCACGGGGAACCGAAATCGAGATCCGCTTGCCGCGGGTGGAGGACGACGACGCAGTCGAGTAA
- a CDS encoding tyrosine-type recombinase/integrase: MGNLNDPGKYKDKYEKARDRLQRQDINEEDRKAISAFVDDRKANNDLAYSSLEQYTTVLLRAANLAEKPLTDFQEKDPKEGKYQSDYSTFIQGVSEGTLPQAKDGGYSDEYCRSFRQVLKPFFRFIGREWSEDISIGQPTRGKITESDCFTSDETAKMFQVADSRDSAIIALWLATGQRASAMASLKLKDVSFTENRGRFRLNPEAVGLKGAEGLRPMLWASPYVKEWVNNHHPKREEKEAPLFCCKRSGHNYSVGDPLSYEAIRRIIERVCEKADIDSDKAQTHRFRHTAIRRMIRDGLTEQQICFIVGWHEDSSQLSRYGSLSDETHSSDIEEEYGLREEEEEGIGPSFDNCPKCDTPLSELTKPAYCPSCGLPLKHSAEETEKQIEEDITESAIQADTEEGKDTIRELKQFLDENPSLKNELIGE, encoded by the coding sequence ATGGGAAACCTGAACGATCCCGGTAAGTACAAAGACAAGTATGAGAAGGCCAGAGACAGGCTTCAGAGACAAGATATTAACGAAGAGGATAGGAAGGCCATATCTGCCTTTGTGGACGACAGGAAGGCTAATAACGACCTAGCATACAGTTCACTTGAGCAATATACCACCGTCCTTCTCCGGGCGGCAAATCTGGCAGAGAAGCCCCTTACTGATTTTCAAGAAAAAGACCCAAAGGAAGGCAAATACCAAAGTGATTATTCCACGTTTATACAGGGAGTATCAGAAGGCACACTTCCTCAAGCAAAGGACGGGGGTTATTCGGACGAATATTGTCGTTCCTTCCGACAAGTGCTAAAACCATTCTTCCGGTTTATCGGGCGTGAATGGTCCGAAGATATTAGCATAGGTCAACCTACAAGAGGAAAAATCACGGAATCAGATTGTTTCACGTCGGACGAAACGGCAAAGATGTTTCAAGTTGCTGATTCCCGTGATAGTGCTATAATCGCTCTTTGGCTGGCAACAGGACAAAGAGCTAGTGCTATGGCTTCTCTGAAGCTCAAAGATGTATCCTTTACCGAAAACAGAGGAAGATTCAGACTTAACCCTGAAGCAGTAGGTTTGAAAGGAGCAGAAGGGCTTAGGCCTATGCTATGGGCTTCCCCATACGTCAAAGAATGGGTAAACAATCACCACCCGAAGAGAGAAGAAAAGGAAGCCCCCCTGTTTTGCTGTAAACGTAGTGGACACAACTACTCTGTTGGTGATCCCCTGTCTTATGAAGCCATTAGGAGAATCATAGAACGGGTTTGTGAGAAGGCAGATATTGATTCAGATAAAGCCCAAACCCACCGATTCAGACATACTGCTATCCGAAGAATGATACGCGACGGTTTGACAGAGCAACAGATTTGCTTTATTGTCGGGTGGCATGAGGATAGTTCACAACTAAGCCGGTATGGTAGCCTTTCAGATGAAACACACTCTTCGGATATTGAGGAAGAATACGGGCTTCGAGAGGAAGAAGAAGAGGGTATCGGGCCTTCGTTCGATAATTGCCCAAAGTGTGATACGCCCCTATCTGAATTGACTAAGCCCGCCTATTGCCCTTCTTGTGGGCTTCCTTTGAAACATTCAGCAGAGGAAACGGAAAAGCAAATTGAGGAAGATATAACGGAATCTGCTATTCAAGCCGATACAGAGGAAGGCAAAGATACGATACGGGAGCTAAAGCAGTTTTTAGATGAAAATCCCTCTCTCAAGAATGAACTAATAGGCGAGTAG
- a CDS encoding transposase, with protein MSSTLASRRDVFRRIVQHPYITWPSYDSTPLYDRTSLAGLESDVRTVAQTWFEHGNHNSIEEFVCALPLAYFRFSGHDRYEGSTRYQMDALFRAFVLKELHGWEHETALVDYLGTRPELCEQLGFEAIPDQSTLWRSWHERFTADLRETVDSAARTILIKARNAGVAVPREPARKLRYHGNESGESDPDDQTTLKQAEKVTDHVSRVVFPAFSLDRGEGCEIHENAYWGLQTYLGLRENLAANEGARSFIHESTRDRTPLGHAHRDHIRDLSIERIREMYRRAIRQLIDAVAETEKFFRAGIVAIDITEDDPFTGDRTDHEDEIIRTKEKNDEYAYQWATVQLVGNAVPLVLDARPVRRGESRKTIVADLLDSAENLVHVDNVLMDREFDSQHVLEMISQRGLSYVVPKRMQTSEKAQAKRLLQHGQDRYETDRKLHLGKNEWHETTLIYRRKEDSEHDDHRQYSVFMSNCGSGHLTEYGYRWEIESGYKSIERFMAATTSKNFGLRFFYFAFACLLYSIWRAVDLLVQVELTGEYEHSPIVTADNTLTLLKKETGIG; from the coding sequence GTGTCCTCAACACTTGCCTCTCGTCGTGATGTCTTTCGACGGATTGTCCAGCACCCGTATATCACTTGGCCATCATATGATTCGACGCCGCTGTATGATCGAACGTCGCTTGCCGGACTAGAATCGGATGTTCGGACAGTCGCACAGACGTGGTTCGAGCACGGTAACCACAACTCGATCGAGGAATTCGTTTGTGCGCTCCCGCTAGCCTACTTCCGGTTCAGCGGCCACGACCGTTATGAGGGGTCGACACGCTACCAGATGGACGCCCTCTTTCGGGCGTTCGTACTGAAAGAACTCCACGGGTGGGAACACGAAACAGCACTCGTCGACTACCTCGGGACCCGTCCTGAACTCTGCGAGCAACTCGGTTTCGAGGCGATCCCGGATCAGTCGACACTGTGGCGAAGCTGGCACGAGAGATTCACCGCTGACCTCAGGGAGACTGTCGATTCGGCGGCTCGAACGATTCTCATCAAAGCACGGAATGCAGGTGTCGCGGTTCCGCGTGAGCCGGCACGAAAGCTCCGATACCACGGGAACGAGTCTGGTGAGTCAGACCCGGATGATCAAACCACGTTGAAGCAGGCAGAGAAGGTCACTGACCACGTCAGCCGTGTCGTCTTTCCGGCGTTCTCGCTGGACCGTGGCGAGGGCTGTGAGATCCACGAGAACGCCTACTGGGGCTTGCAGACCTATCTGGGACTCCGTGAGAACTTGGCCGCTAATGAAGGCGCTCGGAGCTTCATCCACGAGTCAACTCGGGACCGAACACCACTCGGACACGCTCATCGCGACCACATTCGCGACCTCTCTATCGAGCGGATTCGAGAGATGTACCGACGAGCGATCCGGCAGCTCATCGACGCGGTCGCGGAGACAGAGAAATTCTTTCGCGCAGGCATCGTTGCCATCGATATCACCGAGGACGATCCCTTCACGGGGGATAGAACGGACCACGAGGACGAGATTATCAGGACGAAGGAGAAGAACGACGAGTACGCCTACCAGTGGGCGACCGTCCAGTTGGTCGGCAACGCTGTCCCCCTCGTGCTTGACGCGCGACCAGTTCGACGAGGCGAGTCACGCAAAACAATCGTCGCGGACTTGCTGGATTCAGCTGAGAACCTCGTCCACGTCGATAACGTCCTGATGGACCGGGAGTTCGATAGCCAGCACGTTCTGGAGATGATTAGTCAGCGCGGGCTGTCGTACGTCGTGCCCAAGCGGATGCAGACCAGCGAGAAAGCTCAGGCCAAGCGACTGCTCCAACACGGCCAAGATCGGTACGAGACCGACCGGAAGCTCCATCTCGGCAAGAATGAGTGGCATGAGACGACGCTGATCTATCGGCGGAAAGAGGACTCCGAGCACGACGACCACCGGCAGTATTCGGTGTTCATGTCGAATTGCGGGAGTGGTCACCTCACAGAGTACGGGTACCGGTGGGAAATCGAGAGTGGCTATAAGTCGATCGAGCGGTTCATGGCTGCGACGACCTCGAAGAATTTCGGACTGCGATTCTTCTATTTCGCGTTCGCGTGTCTGCTGTACTCGATTTGGCGAGCAGTCGATTTGCTTGTGCAGGTCGAGTTGACCGGTGAGTACGAACATTCGCCGATTGTGACGGCCGATAATACGCTGACGCTGCTGAAGAAGGAAACAGGGATCGGGTAG
- a CDS encoding sulfite exporter TauE/SafE family protein has product MVPGNTLGLLLGAVALGAVHGVEPGHGWPVAASYALDQTNKWLYGFAASFILGVGHLISSIAMVGAFFYAKSYFSLTQINEPVTVLGGIQIGGPVSLVAGVLLIGLGIREYHHDHSHGNHDSDHSHQHKSPDHESANHSRHGHSHRDTHDHPQSQDDEGLVSRLKHALPFVGGHSHAHESSDDVAERGLFGIAWFAFLLGFAHEEEFEIIALCAGSNYCLELMSVYAITVIFGIVGLTMLLIAGYQNYEETVKQYTPYLPVFSAAVLIIMGGGFIIGVF; this is encoded by the coding sequence ATGGTACCTGGAAACACTCTCGGATTATTGCTCGGTGCGGTCGCACTTGGAGCCGTCCACGGGGTTGAACCTGGTCATGGGTGGCCTGTTGCCGCCTCGTACGCGTTGGACCAGACGAACAAGTGGCTCTACGGCTTTGCGGCGAGTTTCATCCTCGGTGTCGGGCACCTGATCAGTAGTATCGCGATGGTTGGTGCGTTCTTCTACGCGAAATCGTATTTCAGTCTCACACAAATTAACGAACCAGTTACTGTTCTGGGTGGTATCCAGATCGGCGGCCCAGTCAGTCTGGTTGCAGGTGTCCTGCTTATCGGCCTTGGAATTCGAGAATACCACCACGACCACTCGCATGGCAATCACGATAGCGACCACTCTCACCAGCACAAGAGCCCTGACCACGAGTCGGCGAACCACTCCAGACACGGACACAGTCACAGAGATACCCACGACCATCCACAGTCACAGGACGACGAGGGACTCGTCTCTCGCCTGAAGCACGCACTGCCATTCGTTGGTGGGCACTCACATGCACACGAGAGTTCTGATGACGTTGCTGAAAGAGGACTGTTCGGAATCGCCTGGTTCGCGTTCCTGCTTGGGTTTGCTCACGAGGAAGAATTCGAAATCATCGCCCTCTGTGCCGGATCGAACTACTGTCTCGAACTGATGAGTGTATACGCGATTACCGTTATTTTCGGTATTGTGGGGCTGACGATGCTGCTGATTGCGGGCTATCAGAACTACGAAGAGACCGTCAAACAGTACACGCCGTATTTGCCGGTCTTCTCTGCTGCCGTCCTCATCATCATGGGCGGTGGATTCATTATCGGAGTATTCTGA
- a CDS encoding CopG family ribbon-helix-helix protein — protein sequence MRTSFNIPDAVVEEFDQVWQDEGLDNRSRAVREAMQEYIESHSRLEDLSEDVIALVAFDYRHHEVIGELHGVQHDYQDVILNTSHTHQGEWCLESLFCQGTGERIRELTYRLRDFDGVNRVKIMVIRDK from the coding sequence ATGCGAACGAGTTTCAATATCCCGGATGCGGTTGTCGAAGAGTTCGATCAGGTCTGGCAAGACGAGGGACTAGACAATCGGTCACGAGCGGTTCGCGAGGCGATGCAGGAGTATATCGAGTCGCATTCCCGACTCGAAGATCTCAGCGAGGACGTTATCGCGCTCGTCGCCTTCGACTACCGCCATCACGAGGTGATCGGGGAACTTCACGGTGTTCAACACGACTATCAGGACGTGATTCTCAACACGAGCCACACACACCAAGGGGAGTGGTGTCTCGAGTCCTTATTCTGCCAGGGGACCGGCGAACGCATTCGGGAACTGACCTACCGCCTTCGTGACTTCGACGGCGTGAATCGGGTGAAAATCATGGTGATTCGAGATAAATGA
- a CDS encoding ParA family protein encodes MLTYTTYSEAGGVGKTTLASNLADAHAQHGRDVLAIDLDPQQGSLTYPLDLDAPRDDSNADNIARHLIDRPNGPFVDLIQESPFGFDVVPSHNMLENLNNLLTRAEGFAADLEEEFEPNDRLRQVLSEAGIPDKYDTIVVDPPATAGPHLYNAVAATRSLVIPVEPTGKGMQSIEGLEDVVMNLEEQLGFDVGVLAVVPNGVGQTSDRERYLERISDHGYDAPVAIRDRSSLFEGCWAQRCTAFHYIENHRSQRRDYEVETLEKMRDLAGHVEGVKP; translated from the coding sequence ATGCTCACCTACACCACATACTCCGAGGCGGGCGGCGTCGGGAAGACTACCCTCGCGTCGAATCTCGCCGACGCCCACGCCCAGCACGGGCGCGACGTGTTGGCAATCGATTTGGACCCACAGCAGGGATCTCTGACGTATCCGCTGGATCTTGACGCCCCACGAGACGATAGCAACGCTGACAACATCGCGCGTCACCTGATTGACCGCCCAAACGGTCCCTTTGTAGACCTAATCCAGGAGTCACCATTTGGGTTCGATGTCGTCCCATCGCACAATATGCTTGAGAATCTGAATAACCTTCTGACGCGGGCAGAAGGGTTCGCTGCTGATCTTGAGGAAGAATTTGAACCGAACGATCGACTGCGACAGGTTCTCTCAGAAGCGGGGATACCTGACAAATACGACACGATCGTAGTGGACCCACCGGCAACCGCGGGCCCACACCTGTACAATGCTGTTGCCGCGACGCGCTCGCTCGTGATCCCGGTCGAACCTACAGGCAAGGGGATGCAGTCGATCGAGGGCCTCGAAGACGTCGTGATGAACTTAGAAGAGCAGTTGGGCTTCGACGTCGGCGTCTTGGCAGTCGTCCCGAACGGCGTCGGCCAGACCAGCGACCGAGAGCGCTATCTTGAACGGATCAGCGACCACGGGTACGATGCGCCGGTCGCGATCCGGGATCGCTCGTCGCTGTTCGAGGGCTGTTGGGCCCAGCGCTGCACCGCGTTTCACTACATCGAGAACCACCGCAGCCAGCGTCGCGACTACGAGGTCGAAACGCTTGAGAAGATGCGCGATCTCGCCGGGCATGTCGAAGGGGTGAAACCATGA
- a CDS encoding DUF7475 family protein has protein sequence MSSTHATGSEPLFSRPSSSVGTIAIVMAAITGVLHLLAVMNAIQFSQTLAILFALNGLGFLGGIVVYLSRFWRRPLFLLAAAYGIVTILALFQFQGWSVDAFYMGGSLNPIAVVSKVVEAIFAACCLYLYAADA, from the coding sequence ATGTCTTCGACACACGCGACCGGCTCAGAACCGCTGTTCTCCCGCCCGTCGAGCTCGGTCGGGACCATCGCGATCGTCATGGCCGCGATCACCGGTGTGTTACACCTTCTGGCGGTGATGAACGCGATCCAGTTCAGCCAGACGCTTGCGATCCTCTTTGCGCTCAACGGGTTGGGGTTCCTCGGGGGAATCGTCGTGTACCTCTCGCGGTTTTGGCGTCGACCGCTGTTTTTGCTCGCCGCGGCCTACGGGATCGTGACGATCCTCGCGCTGTTTCAGTTCCAGGGCTGGAGCGTCGACGCGTTCTATATGGGCGGGAGTCTCAACCCGATCGCCGTCGTCTCGAAAGTCGTCGAGGCGATCTTCGCCGCCTGCTGTCTGTACCTGTACGCCGCCGACGCGTGA